The proteins below come from a single Gordonia pseudamarae genomic window:
- a CDS encoding aldehyde dehydrogenase, whose translation MTTAESRTDTDELFIGGAWRTPSSGARITVNSASTEERIGSVPEGAQSDIDAAVAAARAAFDDPNGWGGFTPDQRADAMERLADEYDKRAGAIAAAVSSQNGMPIAVAEKLEAVFPPLLLRYYAGLARQRPFEETRPGLLGGSTLVTSTPIGVVGAIVPWNFPQALAAFKYAPGLAAGCTFVFKPSPETVLDSVIFAEAIAAAGIPDGVINIVPGGRDLGSYLVSHPGIDKVAFTGSTGAGRSIAEACGRLLRPVTLELGGKSAAVILDDADLDLAKIGEQLFSSTLLNNGQTCFLGTRILAPKSRYDEVVETFTGFAQYLQVGDALDPTTQIGPMASARQRERVESYIAKGRDSGAMLTTGGGRPEQLDKGWFVQPTIFAGVDNSSVIAQEEIFGPVLSIIAYDGDDEAVRIANDSEYGLGGSIWTSDHDHGVAVARRIETGSLGINAYLPDPTAPFGGIKSSGLGRELGPEGLEAYLVKKSIYL comes from the coding sequence ATGACAACAGCTGAATCCAGGACGGATACCGACGAACTGTTCATCGGCGGAGCGTGGCGCACGCCATCGTCGGGCGCGAGGATCACCGTGAACTCGGCCAGTACCGAGGAACGGATCGGGTCGGTACCCGAAGGCGCGCAGAGCGACATCGACGCCGCCGTCGCCGCCGCGCGGGCCGCGTTCGACGATCCGAACGGCTGGGGAGGTTTCACCCCCGATCAGCGGGCCGACGCGATGGAACGCCTCGCCGACGAATACGACAAACGAGCCGGGGCGATCGCGGCGGCGGTGAGCAGCCAGAACGGCATGCCGATCGCGGTCGCGGAGAAGCTGGAGGCGGTGTTCCCGCCGCTGCTGCTGCGCTACTATGCCGGACTGGCCCGGCAGCGTCCGTTCGAGGAGACCCGCCCGGGCCTGCTCGGCGGTTCGACTCTGGTGACCTCCACGCCGATCGGCGTGGTGGGTGCGATCGTGCCGTGGAACTTCCCGCAGGCACTTGCCGCCTTCAAGTACGCACCGGGCCTGGCCGCGGGCTGTACCTTCGTTTTCAAGCCATCCCCGGAGACCGTGCTGGACTCGGTGATCTTCGCCGAGGCCATCGCGGCGGCGGGCATCCCCGACGGGGTGATCAACATCGTCCCGGGTGGTCGCGACCTGGGATCCTACCTTGTGTCGCATCCCGGTATCGACAAGGTGGCGTTCACCGGATCGACCGGCGCGGGCCGGAGTATCGCCGAGGCGTGCGGTCGGCTGCTGCGCCCGGTCACCCTCGAACTCGGTGGCAAGTCCGCCGCGGTGATCCTCGACGACGCCGACCTGGACCTGGCCAAGATCGGCGAGCAGCTCTTCAGCTCCACACTGCTCAACAACGGCCAGACCTGTTTCCTCGGCACCCGTATCCTCGCGCCCAAGAGCCGCTACGACGAGGTGGTGGAAACCTTCACCGGCTTCGCGCAGTACCTGCAGGTCGGTGACGCCCTCGACCCGACCACCCAGATCGGCCCGATGGCCAGCGCACGTCAGCGTGAGCGTGTCGAATCCTACATCGCCAAGGGCCGTGACTCCGGGGCCATGCTCACCACCGGCGGGGGTCGTCCGGAACAGCTCGACAAGGGCTGGTTCGTGCAGCCGACCATCTTTGCCGGCGTAGACAATTCGTCGGTCATCGCCCAGGAGGAGATCTTCGGCCCGGTGCTCTCGATCATCGCCTACGACGGCGATGACGAGGCGGTCCGTATCGCCAACGACTCCGAATACGGTCTGGGAGGCTCCATCTGGACCTCCGACCACGATCACGGCGTGGCCGTGGCGCGCCGGATCGAAACCGGTTCGCTGGGCATCAACGCCTATCTGCCCGATCCGACGGCACCGTTCGGTGGTATCAAGTCCTCGGGACTGGGGCGTGAACTCGGTCCCGAAGGTCTGGAGGCGTACCTGGTCAAGAAGTCGATCTATCTGTGA
- a CDS encoding quinone oxidoreductase family protein, with the protein MKAIVMSGFGEAEQLVARDVAEPAQRPGWVTVKLEASALNWHDVLVRRGLYRSPLPHTPGADGAGIRTDTGEQVVITPSLFWGKRTEAPAADFEILGDATAGTYAEYVSVPEECVLPKPEGYSWEQAAALGLVGITCYRALVTRAALAAGESLLIVGAGGGVSTMAQALGCAIGADVFVTASGVGKLDRARASGASGGVLHDDDGWPERARVLAPGADGFDVILDPVGLWSHSVRALRPGGRLVVLGANVAEQVTMDVRPFFFGQYSLLGTTMGSPQDFSGLLGLIAAGDVPPPTIDSVFSLNEAAAAHRRLESGQAIGKIVLRN; encoded by the coding sequence GTGAAGGCGATCGTGATGTCCGGGTTCGGTGAGGCGGAACAACTGGTTGCCCGCGACGTCGCGGAACCGGCGCAACGGCCGGGCTGGGTGACGGTGAAACTGGAGGCGAGCGCATTGAATTGGCACGATGTCCTCGTGCGCCGCGGCCTGTACCGATCGCCGCTCCCGCACACGCCCGGAGCCGACGGTGCGGGAATCCGTACCGACACCGGCGAGCAGGTGGTGATCACCCCGTCGCTGTTCTGGGGCAAGCGAACCGAGGCCCCGGCAGCCGATTTCGAGATTCTCGGCGACGCCACGGCGGGCACGTATGCCGAGTACGTCAGTGTTCCCGAGGAGTGCGTACTCCCCAAACCCGAGGGCTATTCATGGGAGCAGGCGGCCGCACTGGGGCTGGTGGGTATCACGTGCTACCGGGCACTGGTCACCCGGGCCGCCCTGGCCGCGGGGGAGTCGCTGCTGATCGTCGGAGCGGGCGGGGGCGTATCGACGATGGCGCAGGCGCTCGGCTGCGCCATCGGTGCCGATGTCTTCGTGACCGCCTCCGGCGTGGGTAAACTCGACCGGGCGCGGGCGTCCGGCGCATCCGGTGGGGTGCTGCACGACGATGACGGGTGGCCCGAACGCGCCAGGGTGCTGGCCCCCGGAGCCGACGGCTTCGATGTCATCCTCGACCCTGTCGGATTGTGGTCACATTCGGTGCGTGCGCTGCGACCGGGCGGCAGACTGGTCGTCCTGGGTGCGAATGTCGCCGAACAGGTCACCATGGATGTGCGCCCGTTCTTCTTCGGCCAATACAGCCTGCTGGGTACCACGATGGGCAGCCCGCAGGACTTCAGTGGCCTGCTCGGGTTGATCGCGGCCGGTGACGTGCCGCCGCCCACCATCGACTCGGTGTTCTCCCTCAACGAGGCCGCGGCGGCGCACCGCCGCCTGGAGTCGGGTCAGGCCATCGGAAAAATCGTCCTGCGCAACTGA
- a CDS encoding HpcH/HpaI aldolase/citrate lyase family protein — protein sequence MRATAAAASAGTPIRSFLFVPGDSERKLGKVASSAADAVILDLEDAVSASRKLLARQMVSEFIVGELGDRDGPRLWVRINPLDSGLALEDLAAVVPAAPAGIMIPKIDGPDDVLRVGHYLEALETSHRLPAGAIKVLPVATETARAPFRLGDFATAGIDRLYGLTWGAEDLSAALGASTNVGPDGEWAMTYRLVRSLMLMGARAADVEAVETLYVDIADDEGLAESSRRARAEGFSGRIAIHPGQVDTINAAFTPTAGEVEYAQRVIEAFSADVGTVALDGKMLDLPHLKQAQRVLALAGDH from the coding sequence ATGAGGGCCACCGCCGCCGCGGCGTCGGCCGGTACGCCGATCCGGTCGTTTCTGTTCGTGCCCGGCGACAGCGAGCGTAAGCTCGGCAAAGTTGCTTCCTCGGCCGCCGACGCGGTGATCCTCGATCTCGAGGATGCGGTGAGCGCATCCCGTAAACTGCTTGCGCGACAGATGGTGTCGGAGTTCATCGTCGGCGAGCTGGGCGATCGGGACGGCCCCCGGCTGTGGGTGCGGATCAACCCGCTCGACAGCGGTCTGGCGCTCGAGGACCTGGCCGCGGTGGTTCCGGCGGCCCCTGCCGGGATCATGATCCCCAAGATCGACGGCCCCGACGATGTGCTGCGGGTCGGGCACTATCTGGAGGCACTCGAAACCTCCCACCGGTTGCCGGCCGGCGCCATCAAGGTGTTGCCGGTGGCCACCGAGACGGCCCGCGCGCCGTTCCGGCTCGGTGACTTCGCCACCGCCGGAATTGATCGTCTCTATGGATTGACCTGGGGAGCAGAGGATCTCAGTGCGGCCCTGGGCGCCTCGACGAATGTCGGTCCGGACGGGGAATGGGCGATGACCTATCGATTGGTGCGGTCACTGATGCTGATGGGGGCGCGGGCCGCCGACGTCGAGGCGGTGGAGACCCTCTACGTCGACATCGCCGACGACGAGGGACTGGCCGAATCCTCTCGCCGGGCCCGCGCGGAAGGGTTCTCGGGCCGTATCGCGATACACCCGGGCCAGGTGGACACGATCAACGCCGCGTTCACCCCCACGGCTGGTGAGGTGGAGTACGCACAACGGGTGATCGAGGCGTTCTCCGCCGACGTCGGTACCGTCGCGCTCGACGGCAAGATGCTCGATCTGCCCCATCTCAAGCAGGCGCAGCGCGTTCTGGCGCTGGCCGGCGACCACTGA
- a CDS encoding PaaI family thioesterase has translation MPVTELLICGAEALVRVRTRAFAAGVCEFTVRPGPWLHDPVAGCSRGSLGVVLDDVTGYLAAARAAPGRWPVSLGIRVDFLADPPLAGEPMVAVGELVSADVSGATTRGTLTDADGTVVALVTQRSHFIDAQAPASPALAFSAPEPSATVREVLGISEPSPGTVELPSTPYAANGRGHVHGGILICGAEFAAMSAIGADGRFRTLSVDINYVRPGDALAPTVFRAELCHRGRSLCVVRVVAEGPAGKPYAFATVTISRRQ, from the coding sequence ATGCCGGTCACCGAACTCCTGATCTGCGGTGCCGAGGCGCTGGTCCGGGTGCGTACCCGGGCCTTCGCGGCAGGCGTCTGCGAGTTCACCGTCCGGCCGGGCCCCTGGCTGCACGACCCGGTCGCCGGGTGCAGCCGGGGGTCGCTCGGCGTGGTCCTCGACGATGTCACGGGCTATCTGGCAGCGGCGCGTGCCGCGCCCGGGCGCTGGCCCGTGAGCCTGGGTATCCGCGTCGACTTCCTGGCCGACCCGCCGCTTGCCGGGGAACCGATGGTGGCCGTCGGCGAGCTCGTCTCCGCGGACGTCTCGGGTGCCACCACCCGGGGCACGCTGACGGATGCGGACGGAACGGTGGTGGCGCTGGTCACCCAGCGTTCACACTTCATCGACGCGCAGGCGCCGGCATCCCCGGCGCTGGCCTTCTCCGCGCCCGAGCCGTCCGCGACCGTCCGCGAGGTCCTCGGTATCAGCGAACCCTCGCCCGGCACCGTCGAATTGCCGTCGACCCCGTACGCGGCGAACGGGCGGGGCCACGTCCACGGCGGGATTCTCATCTGCGGGGCCGAGTTCGCCGCCATGTCGGCGATCGGCGCGGACGGCCGATTCCGGACCCTGTCGGTCGATATCAACTATGTCCGGCCCGGTGATGCGCTGGCACCGACGGTGTTCCGTGCCGAGCTCTGCCACCGGGGCCGGAGTCTATGCGTGGTGCGGGTGGTGGCCGAGGGGCCCGCGGGGAAGCCGTACGCATTCGCCACGGTCACGATCTCGCGCCGGCAGTGA
- a CDS encoding acyl-CoA dehydrogenase family protein produces the protein MVSFNFSAEHQQFAEVLSDFSTKALLPHYNRRAASTEFPFDAFAELGKLGVLGIGLPEKFGGTGAEDPVLLGLATETLAAGDINLASAPIQVGLVGSQLLYASDEVQERYLPTLISGKETLAIALTEPGSGSDAGALRTTATPVDGGWRLSGEKTAISWAMNASATLVYARTPGTTRSQGVSCFLVPMAAEGVTRHHMLGMGCLPLGWGSIHLDNVFIPADHLVGEEGRGFHTVMNHFDFSRAAIGLMCLGAARQSLDEALTYSEQREAFGQKISRYQGVSFGLAEQATYLEAARLLCYKALWLREAEQPHTSLASMSKWWPPQVARQAIEVAMRIHGNLGYAAEFPHQARYRDVMAYLVAADGSAEIQKRIIAADLYRNGTVAY, from the coding sequence ATGGTTTCGTTCAACTTCTCCGCCGAACACCAGCAATTCGCCGAAGTGCTAAGCGATTTCAGCACCAAGGCACTGCTCCCGCACTACAACCGGCGGGCCGCGAGCACGGAGTTCCCGTTCGACGCCTTCGCCGAACTCGGCAAGCTCGGGGTACTCGGGATCGGACTGCCGGAGAAGTTCGGCGGCACAGGCGCCGAAGACCCCGTGCTGCTCGGGCTCGCCACCGAAACCCTCGCCGCCGGAGACATCAACCTGGCGTCGGCCCCCATCCAGGTGGGCCTGGTCGGCTCCCAGCTGCTCTACGCGAGTGACGAAGTACAGGAACGCTACCTGCCCACACTGATCTCCGGAAAGGAGACACTGGCCATCGCGCTGACCGAACCCGGATCCGGATCGGACGCCGGTGCGCTGCGCACCACCGCCACCCCGGTCGACGGTGGCTGGCGACTGTCGGGCGAGAAGACCGCGATCAGCTGGGCCATGAACGCCTCGGCAACGCTCGTCTACGCGCGCACGCCCGGCACCACCCGGTCCCAGGGAGTGAGCTGCTTCCTGGTCCCGATGGCCGCCGAGGGCGTCACCCGTCATCACATGCTCGGGATGGGCTGCCTGCCGCTCGGCTGGGGATCGATCCACCTCGACAACGTGTTCATCCCGGCCGATCACCTGGTCGGCGAGGAGGGACGCGGCTTCCACACGGTGATGAATCACTTCGATTTCAGCAGGGCGGCAATCGGTCTCATGTGCCTGGGGGCGGCCCGGCAGAGCCTCGACGAGGCCCTGACCTATTCTGAGCAGCGAGAGGCGTTCGGGCAGAAGATTTCCCGCTACCAGGGCGTGTCGTTCGGGCTGGCCGAACAGGCGACCTACCTGGAGGCCGCCAGGCTGCTCTGCTACAAGGCATTGTGGTTACGCGAGGCGGAACAGCCGCACACCTCGCTGGCGTCGATGAGCAAGTGGTGGCCGCCGCAGGTGGCACGCCAGGCCATCGAAGTGGCGATGCGCATCCACGGAAACCTCGGCTACGCCGCCGAGTTCCCCCATCAGGCGCGCTACCGGGATGTGATGGCGTATCTGGTGGCCGCCGACGGCAGCGCCGAGATCCAGAAGCGGATCATCGCCGCCGACCTCTACCGCAACGGCACCGTCGCCTACTGA
- a CDS encoding AMP-binding protein produces the protein MTNQRELGRYTAADVDNYYASGQWSKDNYTDLLKSRAQSHADKVFVTDGINALTFAELYEASQRLALGLRRSGVKTGDRVAVQLPNWAEFFTVASALARIGAVMVPIMPIYRKDEVAHVVSDAGVSVAIAPEDFKGFKYAEMFDDIRSESGTLTTVLAVRVADGARDALQNRNVGVLDDVFVTDVAADAIDAELDVRVHPDDPYVIVYTSGTTSRPKGCLHTFNTYASSSRALVIAFGQTEADVQFGPSPITHTTGLVTSLLVPLIVGAATHVMAEWSPAQGLVEIEKFGCTASVTATVFLQTLIGAAEQSPEADLSSLRVWTCAGSPIPSAVVENAKAKLPGASILSLYGRSENLCTTTCTADDDPRRAITSDGAALPGAEVKIVGADGLEVPRGEEGDIAYRGPSHMIAYLNRPDDTAELFTPEGFSRSGDLGVMDADGFVRVTGRTKDIVIRGGMNISVREVEDKLATHPELAALAVVAMPDPVLGEKVCVFVVPNEGASAPSVEQLRQFLTDRGVAIQKTPERVEVVESLPMTATGKIQKHLLRKQIADKLDQVTAVGAH, from the coding sequence ATGACCAACCAGAGAGAGCTCGGCCGGTACACCGCCGCTGACGTCGACAACTACTACGCGAGCGGGCAGTGGTCGAAGGACAACTACACCGACCTGCTCAAGTCCCGGGCGCAGTCCCACGCCGACAAGGTTTTCGTCACCGACGGGATCAACGCGCTGACCTTCGCCGAACTGTACGAGGCCTCTCAGCGCCTCGCGCTGGGTCTGCGCCGCAGCGGTGTGAAAACCGGCGACCGGGTGGCCGTGCAACTGCCCAACTGGGCCGAATTCTTCACCGTGGCCTCCGCCTTGGCGCGGATCGGCGCCGTCATGGTGCCGATCATGCCGATCTACCGCAAGGACGAGGTCGCCCACGTCGTCTCCGATGCCGGCGTCTCCGTTGCCATCGCGCCGGAGGACTTCAAGGGGTTCAAGTATGCCGAGATGTTCGACGACATCCGGTCCGAATCCGGAACCCTGACCACCGTCCTGGCCGTCCGGGTTGCCGACGGGGCGCGAGATGCGTTGCAGAACAGAAATGTCGGTGTTCTCGATGATGTCTTCGTGACCGATGTGGCCGCGGATGCGATCGACGCCGAACTCGATGTCCGTGTGCACCCGGACGACCCGTACGTCATCGTCTACACCTCGGGCACCACCTCGCGGCCCAAGGGTTGTCTGCACACCTTCAACACCTACGCCTCCAGTTCGCGGGCACTGGTTATCGCGTTCGGACAGACCGAGGCCGACGTCCAGTTCGGGCCCTCGCCGATCACCCACACCACCGGCCTCGTCACCAGCCTGCTGGTGCCGCTGATCGTGGGCGCGGCGACCCACGTGATGGCGGAGTGGAGCCCGGCGCAAGGGCTCGTGGAGATCGAGAAGTTCGGGTGCACCGCATCGGTGACCGCGACGGTCTTCCTGCAGACGTTGATCGGTGCCGCCGAGCAGAGCCCGGAGGCGGACCTGTCCTCGCTGCGGGTCTGGACCTGCGCCGGTTCGCCGATCCCGTCGGCGGTGGTGGAGAACGCGAAGGCAAAACTTCCCGGTGCGTCGATCCTGTCGCTCTACGGGCGCAGCGAGAACCTGTGCACCACGACCTGCACCGCGGACGACGATCCGCGCCGCGCCATCACCTCCGACGGTGCCGCCCTGCCGGGCGCCGAGGTCAAGATCGTCGGGGCGGACGGGCTCGAAGTGCCGCGTGGCGAGGAGGGGGACATCGCCTACCGCGGTCCCTCGCACATGATCGCCTACCTCAACCGGCCCGACGACACCGCCGAACTGTTCACCCCCGAAGGGTTCTCCCGGTCGGGCGACCTGGGCGTGATGGATGCCGACGGATTCGTCCGGGTCACCGGGCGCACCAAGGACATCGTGATCCGTGGTGGCATGAACATCAGCGTCCGGGAGGTCGAGGACAAACTCGCCACCCATCCCGAACTCGCGGCGCTGGCGGTGGTGGCGATGCCCGATCCGGTGCTCGGCGAGAAGGTGTGCGTCTTCGTGGTGCCCAACGAGGGCGCGAGTGCACCGTCGGTGGAGCAGCTGCGCCAGTTCCTCACCGATCGGGGCGTCGCCATCCAGAAGACTCCGGAACGGGTCGAGGTGGTGGAATCGCTACCCATGACGGCCACCGGAAAGATTCAGAAACACCTGCTGCGCAAGCAGATCGCCGACAAGCTCGATCAGGTCACGGCCGTGGGCGCGCACTGA
- a CDS encoding NDMA-dependent alcohol dehydrogenase: MKTRGAILRTVPGKFEVTDLILDDPRQNEIRVKMVASGMCHSDDHMATGDLPVAVYPVCGGHEGAGIVDAVGPNTKGFAPGDKVVFSFLPACGKCRWCATGHQNLCDLGATVLVGSRWDDPESFRLSLADGTPVGQALGISTFSEYTTVAVDSAVKVPDDTPLEKACLLGCAVGTGWGSAVRTGDVQAGDTVLVFGAGGIGSFAVQGAAHAGAARLIVVDPVEFKRESALSLGATHAVATAEEGIALAQSFTNGQGADVAIVTVGVITGDHVAQAFSGIRKQGTVVVTALGNAAAVGLPISILELTLYEKKIKGSLFGSSNPSADIPILLDLYRAGYLKLDEVITTEYSLDEINRGYEDMHAGKNIRGVIRF; encoded by the coding sequence ATGAAGACTCGCGGCGCGATCCTGCGGACCGTTCCCGGAAAGTTCGAGGTCACCGACCTGATCCTCGACGATCCCCGGCAGAATGAGATCAGGGTCAAGATGGTGGCCTCGGGGATGTGCCACTCCGACGACCACATGGCCACCGGCGATCTGCCCGTGGCGGTGTATCCGGTGTGCGGTGGGCACGAGGGCGCGGGCATCGTCGACGCCGTCGGCCCCAACACCAAGGGATTCGCCCCCGGCGACAAGGTCGTCTTCTCGTTCCTGCCGGCCTGCGGAAAATGCCGGTGGTGCGCCACCGGCCACCAGAATCTGTGTGACCTCGGCGCCACGGTACTGGTCGGCTCCCGCTGGGACGATCCGGAGAGCTTCCGGCTGTCCCTGGCCGACGGCACCCCCGTCGGCCAGGCACTGGGTATCTCCACCTTCTCCGAATACACCACCGTGGCTGTCGATTCCGCGGTGAAGGTGCCCGACGACACGCCGCTGGAGAAGGCCTGCCTGCTCGGTTGCGCCGTGGGTACCGGATGGGGTTCGGCGGTCCGCACCGGCGATGTCCAGGCCGGCGACACCGTCCTGGTCTTCGGCGCCGGCGGTATCGGATCCTTCGCGGTCCAGGGTGCCGCACATGCCGGCGCCGCGCGGCTCATCGTCGTCGATCCGGTCGAGTTCAAGCGGGAAAGTGCCCTGTCCCTCGGCGCCACGCACGCGGTCGCCACCGCGGAGGAAGGTATCGCGCTGGCCCAGTCGTTCACCAATGGCCAGGGCGCCGACGTCGCCATCGTGACGGTCGGCGTGATCACCGGTGATCATGTGGCCCAGGCATTCTCGGGAATCCGTAAGCAGGGCACCGTGGTGGTGACGGCGCTGGGTAATGCCGCCGCGGTGGGGCTGCCGATCTCGATCCTCGAACTCACCCTGTACGAGAAGAAGATCAAGGGATCGCTGTTCGGATCGTCCAACCCGAGCGCCGACATCCCGATCCTGCTCGACCTCTACCGGGCGGGCTACCTCAAACTCGACGAGGTGATCACCACCGAGTACTCCCTCGACGAGATCAACCGGGGCTACGAGGACATGCACGCGGGCAAGAACATCCGCGGCGTCATCCGATTCTGA
- a CDS encoding MaoC family dehydratase, with the protein MPGVWFDDLTVGQRFEHPIRRTVTETDNVLFTAMTHNPALLHLDEEYMKGTDFGQRVVNSAFTLGLMVGISVGDTTLGTAVANLGWDEVRFPKPLFHGDTIHVESEVIDLRESRSRPDQGIVTFLHQAFNQHDELVATCKRSGLQRKRPAA; encoded by the coding sequence ATGCCTGGCGTGTGGTTCGACGACCTGACGGTCGGCCAGAGGTTTGAGCATCCGATCCGGCGGACCGTCACCGAGACCGACAATGTGCTGTTCACCGCGATGACGCACAATCCGGCCCTGTTGCACCTCGACGAGGAGTACATGAAGGGCACCGACTTCGGGCAGCGGGTTGTCAACAGCGCCTTCACGCTCGGGTTGATGGTGGGAATCTCGGTGGGAGACACCACCCTGGGCACCGCGGTGGCCAATCTGGGCTGGGATGAGGTCAGATTTCCCAAGCCGCTCTTCCATGGCGACACGATTCACGTCGAGTCGGAGGTGATCGACCTGCGCGAGTCCAGGTCGCGGCCCGATCAGGGAATCGTGACCTTCCTGCATCAGGCGTTCAACCAGCACGACGAACTGGTCGCCACCTGCAAGCGCAGCGGTCTGCAGCGGAAGCGTCCGGCGGCATGA
- a CDS encoding SDR family NAD(P)-dependent oxidoreductase, translating to MSGENSGQEARPGPVVRELADCGALIVGGTSGIGLSSALALARGGVSGIVLVGRSADRGLLAQQRFVDEGLPKPQFVAGDAVRPESAQEIADRAAELLPGIDILLSSTAPDVRPEPFGRMPLGDIGSVLSQLALAPLQMSGAVIPHMRRRGGGSIITVASDAGKTATPGESVIGAAMAAIIMFTRTLAIEEKRYGIRANVLTPSLVEGTITAEKVTKDGFSAKLFAKAAQAASLGVARPEDLGELVAFLAGPGAAKLTGQAISVNGGISAA from the coding sequence ATGAGTGGTGAGAACTCCGGGCAGGAAGCCAGGCCCGGACCGGTGGTGCGTGAGCTGGCGGACTGCGGTGCGTTGATCGTGGGCGGGACGTCGGGAATCGGGCTGAGTTCGGCGCTGGCGCTGGCCCGGGGCGGGGTTTCGGGCATCGTGCTGGTAGGACGTTCGGCCGACCGCGGTCTGCTCGCCCAGCAGCGGTTCGTCGACGAGGGTCTGCCCAAGCCCCAGTTCGTCGCGGGCGACGCGGTGCGGCCGGAGAGTGCGCAGGAGATCGCCGATCGGGCGGCGGAGTTGTTGCCGGGAATCGATATCCTGCTCAGCTCCACCGCGCCGGATGTACGTCCCGAACCGTTTGGGCGGATGCCGCTCGGCGACATCGGGTCGGTCCTGAGCCAACTCGCACTTGCACCGTTGCAGATGTCGGGCGCGGTGATCCCGCATATGCGCAGGCGCGGTGGCGGTTCGATCATCACCGTCGCCTCCGACGCGGGAAAGACCGCCACGCCGGGTGAATCGGTGATCGGTGCGGCGATGGCGGCGATCATCATGTTCACCAGGACGCTGGCGATCGAGGAGAAGCGCTACGGGATCAGGGCGAACGTGCTCACACCGTCGCTGGTGGAGGGGACGATCACCGCGGAGAAGGTCACCAAGGACGGCTTCAGCGCCAAGCTGTTCGCCAAGGCCGCCCAGGCGGCGAGTCTGGGTGTGGCACGGCCGGAGGATCTCGGCGAGCTGGTGGCCTTCCTGGCCGGGCCGGGAGCGGCCAAGCTCACCGGTCAGGCGATCAGTGTCAACGGTGGAATCTCGGCCGCGTAG
- a CDS encoding metal-dependent hydrolase, with product MRSPVKVRKIDIDFSTAKVYWTPATPEFAQFWNATSSYLPYLEPYLNRVVREGMNRLPESESQLREDCKIFVAQETQHYKNHAKFNRMLRESGYRDLADREAVMKADYERFFKEKDLRWNLGYAEGFETLGPILACYFLESAKELQAPDVDDPTADLWRWHLAEEYEHRHVCNYIYDAVTPGYWWRLYGIWYAGRHMFAYMIRTTLYLLEEDYRAARIPDRAKSRLRLAAAGGRMLKYVLPRVIKTMHPKYDPINIPVPERSMEVLAETERQWAKQTGE from the coding sequence GTGAGGTCACCAGTGAAGGTCCGCAAGATCGATATCGACTTCTCCACCGCAAAGGTTTATTGGACACCGGCCACTCCCGAGTTCGCCCAGTTCTGGAACGCCACGTCCAGCTACCTGCCCTACCTTGAGCCGTACCTGAACCGGGTGGTCAGAGAGGGAATGAACAGACTTCCCGAGTCCGAGTCACAGTTGCGCGAGGACTGCAAGATCTTTGTCGCGCAGGAGACCCAGCACTACAAGAACCACGCCAAATTCAATAGGATGCTCCGCGAATCGGGCTACCGGGACCTGGCCGACCGTGAAGCGGTGATGAAGGCCGACTACGAACGATTCTTCAAGGAGAAGGATCTGCGGTGGAACCTCGGGTACGCGGAGGGATTCGAGACCCTCGGCCCGATCCTGGCCTGCTATTTCCTCGAATCCGCGAAGGAACTGCAGGCACCCGACGTCGACGACCCCACCGCAGATCTCTGGCGGTGGCATCTGGCCGAGGAATACGAACACCGCCACGTCTGCAACTACATCTACGATGCCGTCACCCCAGGATACTGGTGGCGGCTCTACGGCATCTGGTACGCCGGAAGACACATGTTCGCGTACATGATCCGCACGACGCTCTATCTGCTCGAGGAAGACTACCGGGCCGCCCGTATCCCCGACCGCGCAAAGAGCCGGCTACGGCTGGCCGCCGCCGGCGGCCGGATGCTCAAATACGTACTGCCCCGGGTGATCAAGACCATGCACCCCAAGTACGATCCGATCAATATCCCGGTTCCCGAGCGCTCGATGGAGGTGCTGGCCGAGACCGAACGCCAGTGGGCCAAGCAGACCGGCGAGTAG
- a CDS encoding ester cyclase has product MSTPLATDISVLEAYPARYFAAWTQRDIGVALDVIAATVDWQDPSLPEPLTDHEGARGFFEAAWSGFPDMAFESVGAPIIDLGRGRVAHEWRMTGTHTGEGFPPGVPPTGKAFDVPGMDVFEVDSDGRAISVHAYWDVATLLRQLGLA; this is encoded by the coding sequence ATGTCCACACCTTTGGCAACAGATATCAGCGTCCTCGAGGCCTACCCCGCAAGGTATTTCGCGGCGTGGACCCAGCGGGACATCGGTGTCGCGCTCGATGTCATCGCCGCCACCGTCGACTGGCAGGACCCGTCGCTACCCGAACCGCTGACCGACCACGAGGGTGCCCGCGGCTTCTTCGAGGCGGCCTGGTCCGGCTTTCCCGACATGGCCTTCGAGTCGGTCGGTGCGCCGATCATCGACCTCGGCCGCGGCCGGGTCGCCCACGAATGGCGGATGACCGGTACCCACACCGGTGAGGGCTTCCCGCCGGGGGTTCCGCCGACGGGCAAGGCATTCGACGTCCCGGGTATGGACGTCTTCGAGGTCGACTCCGATGGCCGGGCGATCTCCGTGCACGCCTACTGGGATGTTGCGACGCTGCTTCGTCAACTCGGTCTGGCCTGA